The following nucleotide sequence is from Schistosoma mansoni strain Puerto Rico chromosome 4, complete genome.
ACCTCAAATAATGTATTAAGAATGAATAATGGTTTTTCAAGTGATGAATCTCCGAGCATTTAGTCCTCTTTCAAAAGTAATGATGTTGGATACTTTTTGAGTAATATTAACTGAGTTTACTTCTCTACTAAGTGTAGGTTTTTGTCATCAAAGCTTAAAATTCTGTTGGTTGATGAAAAACATCGTTCTTGCAAATCACCTTATCCCACAATCTTTTTTCTTGATTGAATTTAGTTCACAATTAACTGTGATGTTGACGCTCGTATGAGTCTAGAAGCTAAAATGGATATAAAATGTGGTGATGAAATTTTTATCTATTATGGTACTCACTTTTTCGATACAAATAATAGAGCTTGTGAGTGTTTTACTTGCGAGTTATTGGGGCGCGGTTATTTTAGTAAATTCACTCAAGCAATTGATAGTACCACTGTTTCCGATCAAAAACTGATTTCAAATATTGTGAATGGTCAAGAAAACTATACCAGAAATATAGCATCATATCAAAATGACCGTTACAATCCTAATGTTCACAGTCATGTTCTTCTGGACAAGATGAATTTATTACCAGGTAGGTTTGTTCCCAAATATCTATGTAAAGGTGTTAGTTCTAGTATATTATcgcttattatcattattcaatatattaTTAACTTGCCAAAGATATCGCGAAACTAAATCTATTCAGTGTTGAACATATTAACTTATGTTTTTTTGATTTTGCTTATATCCACTTCCGATGCATATACAAAATGACAAATTTATGTTTATATGCTTATTGAGTATAGTAAACAGTAATTTTTACTCCATCAGTTAGCCATGATCAATGTAGTACCTACCTAAAATGTGCATCAGCCTAAGTCACTAGACCACGTATGAAAAACGAAGTCGACAAAATTAATAGCAAATGAATCGAGATAACAGTATGAAACAGGCGTTGTCACTTATCATAAGTCAAACCACTTTTTGGAACCTGTCCCAAGATTTCATCAATCACTACACCATCCGGACTGACATGGCTTCCAAGATAAATGGAAATAACAAAAACACACCCCACTACTTTAATCGCTATGACCAAACTCGGTATTGACAGAGATCAGTCTTAAAACGATATTTCCATTTAGAAGGGAAGAAATTCGTCTCAAATATTCTGGCGTTGTTACTTAAGGTTTTTAAATAGTTAAATTTTGCTAGTGTCTTCAATAAACAGGACTTTGTCCATCTTCACTCCTAAGTGTGTAATCTCATTTATTTGAAAGTTTGTTTTTGCTAACTAAAAGCTGAAACTCTATATTTGATCAATGTAAAAAATAATCGATGAAATATAGAACTATATCTCTCCTAGACGCATTAACGTCGTCATTCAAGTATGTCCAACTGCAAAATAAATCCATAACGTCATTTGTCCCgataaattttattctattcaCCTTTGCAGTTTGTTTATCTGTGATGTGTTAACTTTTTCATACAAGTAACTAGTATTTGTATGATATTAAATATCACCGAAGCTTCAATTTCTCGCCCTTTTTCACAATCCTTATGACATTTTGCTGTAattctcaaaaatatcaaaCGTAGAGATTCTACAATTCTATCAAAATTCACTTTATTCATTATATGCATGAAAAGAAATTAAGTTCATGTAAAAATACAGTTTATCCTCCCCATTCAGTAACTTTACTGTTCAATATTTGGATTCACTCTTTACACGAGTAAGGGAGTGACATTTTAGACGTCAAATTAGGTCTACAGCCTCGTTGAATGTTTAAAGTGCATTCTCGTTTTAATATCTTAATGGTTCTCTGAGGTATTTAAACAAGTTACTAATGAGATTacgactttatttatttatcttttgtATATGCTTTGATTTTTGTAGACAATACTCCGTCTGCATATAATGAGGCAGAAAATGCTAAGCAATTACCTTTGGGTTTTTTCCTAGAAAAGGGATCTTCCACTGGTTTAGCTTGTAAAGCATTACCTAATGCCTACGCCTTACGCCATACTGGATCTCGTCTAAACCGTGTGAAAGCTCGACTATTTGCTGCAAAAGTAGCTTCTGTAAACAAGTCCTTTGGTGTGAACAGTCACGAAAACAGAAAGCCAAAAGTCAAGCCTTCTTACAAAAAGTGCTCATTAAGAATGACAGTTTCGAATATTATTCCCTCTTTGAGAAGAAACAAGTCAAGTTCAAATCCCCATGCCATTGGTAGAAAAAGACGAATGAAATCTGTCGCTGCCGTAAAAAATCGACAAATATTGTCTGACGCTCAAGTAAAGGACAATTTTACTTCGAGAAAAATTATCAGTAACCTATCTGATCACAATATAGTTTGTGATGGTATATCATGGCAAGAATCAGATGGGACAAGTAGTGGATTAGGACAGAGTGTTAACAATGACAGTAGTGGCTACAATAGTCCATTGCCACCAGATTTGGATCGCATGTCATCAACTTCACCAAACAATTCATTTAGTGAGACGATTGTTGTTACACCTGATCTTGAATCATCTTACTATCTTGAATCAGCAGTTCAAGCGTGCACTGACAATCGGAATATGAAACGAAAACCATCTGATATTAGTGTTCCGTTTTCTATACCAATCATCAGTCCATTACGAATTACAGGTGTGTTAAGCAAAAATTTATATACACCTCTTTTCAGATTTGTGTGTTTCGAAGTATGGCAAATTGAACGAATGTGGTACTGAATCACGTTTTTCATTGACACAGATGATTAATCTTAGACACCGTTTAACGttagaaaatgtttatttcaattaaatatGTTAGAAAACCAGTCGTGTCGTTTTTCTAGTTCTATATTTTATTAATGATGCTTTTCGGGGTCATTGTCTTCATAATTGagtttaatgaaaatattttcccAGTAAATCTGAGCTGAATCTATACTTTAAATTTAGAATGATCATTATATACTGGTTATTTGTTTTTATGACTAGCTACTAACTAGTTACGTAATCCCCTACGTAAATTCATCGAAATTTTGGTCAGAAGCTCATTTTTTACAAGTTAAATTTCAttagctcccaaatgccctggtacggccgagagtggggagagtccgctctccctctcgaaatgctctcacatggctgcgcgtatatagcctttgccagggaagtcctactcactgccttctcgtggcgggggtgttgtttacgaaattgagaggacgaaaagtgaatgtccgactccttaaccgggttgatggacacggaaggtccacctaggggagttgaaaatccctgattctaaaccaatggtgcacatggactctagtatcctaagggaacaaatggcgtactaACTAACTGTCgttcactggctaccatgggactgcattttcTGACATTGTTCCAtcaccttgtggatcagatctttaggtcgaatgctccgggtgtggtctcttgggaaaaccacctgcttcggtttgggcatctcggcagtatcacagctcacacataaatcaagtgacttgtgtggcgtatatgtttgcggtgtccctttgtactaatgtttatgtgttcaaataaataaatgaatttcattcaGGCGTTTAATACTCACAAAAACATCTTTAATAACTAGTATTGAACACCACcaataaatttttttgaacAAACAATGAAGCATAGGCGAATGCATTTTGAGTTCTGGGGTGCTTATGTTAGCAGTGTTTGACTAAATATCCCATTTTCAAGTATTCTTtgtgaaaaaaattataaaaaatatttacttgAAACAGCAAATACGTTTTAGGGTTCATTCTTGTATGTGGATTCACAGTTTTGTCTTTTACTCAGATTGTGTTATGATATTTAAGCTAATCCAACAATCTTATGTTCGTGAGTATCCAACTAAGTTGTAACGTTCAGCATCTCATTGAGAATGTAGGAAAGcaaattgtttataataattctttttttggAAGGGGaaacatttttttgaaaatagttttcatcaatcttactttatttattgactgaatcGACATTTGTTCTGCAATTTCAGctgaaaatgaaataacaaaGAATGTGGAACCTATTTTGGGACGACTTATGCATGAAACGAAGTGTAGTAGTGATTTAAAAAACCCATTAACtactaattatttgtttaatcaaTCTACTGCTTCTGGACACTGTCGAAGACGTCTAACAAATTATGATGCTCGTTTGATAGCCGAGGCCAGTTTGCTCACTCCGGTATCCAAACAACGACAGCGTAAACCGCCGAGTTATCCAGATTCTGTAGAGTATGTTTCGTTTAGAAATACGGTGAGATCTTCTAAGACAAGGTCAATAAAGTATGGAAATAAAGATGGAATTTTGAATGACAAGTCACAAAATAACAACGGCCATGATGTTGAAGATGCAAATGACGATTCTAAAAGTTTTTATGCTAAGTACAGCTCACAATTAGGGTTATCTTTTATGGGGAATAAATATGTTGTGGCTTCAGGAACACAGCATTATGCAATGCCGGACAAATGTACGGATATTGAGTCATTTTCTGAAGATCTGAAACCTCCATTACTAACCAGTCCTTCAAAACTTCGTACAACATCATCATTTACTTTGTCAGATAGTTCTCATGATGTGGGTCCTCCCTCCATATATTCCACAGCTGAAGCAGATGATAGAAGTGAACTCCTTTCGATTGATTCTGAACTCACTGAACCCAATTTAGATACTGACTCCTCATGTGATTATCACATTCCTAACACACCCACAATCCCTTTCGGTCTCTATAATAAGTCCATTACAAATGACGAAAAAAGTTCTATAATGTCAGCTGAACATATTCTTATTGATCATGATTACTCTTTACCGGCATGTGATGTTGAATATGCTCTAGTTCCGGATCCAATAATTGacactaaaataaataatcaagacCATCGACAGAAATCAGAGAAAGATTCACTTCaacactataataataataatgataaaaactaTAATGGATGTATACCAGAAGTCGTCCGTACACCTCCACCTCCACTTCTGCATCCAGAAATTCAATCGAGTATTTTCGAATTATGTGCTCGTGATTCAGcacataaaattaaaaatgatttcCTTTCAAATTCATCTCATATTCCCTCAGTTTCCTACATTCATGATTCATGGCGGTCTCGAACTTCAGATTCAAAGGACAGTTGGCACCCTGGTCTTCTGTTCTCTGACTCTACATCTCCAGATTCTCGCCGTCTGACGGTTACTCTTAAACGTGTTGGACCTAAGCATTACCAAATATCTCAACCAAGTAGACTTTTTATCAATTAAAAAAGATATTTTGTCTATAACAATGTATGAATATGCTTCTTTTTACTTTCTTGCAAATTTATAGGGATGTTTCTATTCTTTATTTATGACCAGCATTTTCGATTTCTTACTACCTCAGATTTCTCATTTATGCGTATGTACTACATAAAAATCCATATTCAATCTTATTATTTCCTTTTAACATGGTAATTATTGTCAGTATGTATATAATGTTAATAAAAAGCACTCTGGCTCTTGTTAACAGTATACCTCTTGTTTTTTTCTGGAATTGGTTTCATGTGATGAGATTCTTTAACTAATCTGAAGTCCAAATGCATGGAGCCAAATACTAATCCAACAGCTAAATCATCTTGGTACAGACCAACAAGCTATCGCTCTACCTACTTCGATATAGGTAACCAGATAATGTCACTATTTCTCACACTGTCTGATACGAAGCCGAGTATATAAACATGTACTTGATGGTTGagttatattatttaattaatggaGAGCAAAAGTGTTGGAATGTTTAATTTACATTTTGTACTTGTAGTTATTGTTTTTAGAGACTACGAGAGAAGTAATTGAATATCGAGACCACTTCATGTAGTTGTAGAGTTATATTAGCGACGTAACTTCATTCAtagtattataagcagagatagtTGAttgctaacagtggaatccattaCGCACGTTTCGTTTGACGTCTGCTAGTATTTAGTTATCTTTATCATTTAGGGCATTAACCCTTTGATATTAGCAGTCCCAAGGTAATGTCATCTGATAAATAGACCGAATTATCTAGCACTAACATAAAAGAAATGAATGACAACTTATCTTCCCTAAACCAAGACATTCTCCAGTtttgttatattatttggtTCTATTTATCTTTTGGTGCTTGGTTAGTTTTCTGAACAAAGAAAGACTAGACTTGAAAATTCCACCTAATGGTCATGGTTGATATGATCGTTAGGAATTTTCCATACCTAACTGAAAATATAGCCGAACATTTACTACCTAGGTTAGTCCCTGAAGTTGATTTCTTTTCTCCTTTTGAGCCTGTTTCTTCACTGTAAATGTTGGAGTTTATTAGCCTTCCAGAACAGATGTCGGCAAACATTTTTACGAAGGGGCCTTATGAACTCTGAGACTTAGGTTGCGGAGTTCATGAAAGGtcttaaaaatgtttttaactAAGATATCGACAACAAGACCAACATTTGTGTATACAAATATTAGCGTTATTGATATCATATCAGTGAAATGAGTGCAGCTGTGTATAGTTTTCAACAGTGAATTGTAATCAAGAATCGTTTTTCTTGTTGTAATGACTGACTGTATATTTGGATCTCTTAGTTGAGATCTGACCTTCGACTTATCAAAGTCCATAAATGAAAACGTTCACTCACAAATTTCAAAGGACGCACAAAAAAAATAACATGTTACGTGTGAAATGTTTCAAATTTCGGAATTCATTCTGTCAGTGATGAATATAATCCATTATTGCGTGTTTGAACATCCATTCAGGTTGTCAGCTTGAATTTCTGTTAGTTTCATTTAAGATCATGATTATCTGTTTCGATACCAAAAGGGAATGGAGAATTCAATAAGTCAAACTATCAGATCTCGAAAATATCATGGGGATTAGTTATTGAGTTCTGAAATTCTTAAACAGACACCGACAAAACCTATCGTTCATCTGATGTACGGAAATTAGCGTAGTCTTTCCTCAAGTTGTCAAAATGAGAGAACAAGTCTGGTTTCCAACGCTATTTCCTAAGGGCTATAGTACGAATTTGCATATTTCCACAAATTAGTGTACAAGCGACTGATTTTACCCGTAATTCTGGATTATCTTACAGGCCCGTATTTCACCCACCTCTATTCTAGGAAGTTATGTGTAATGCTTTTCACTGTTCACCTTGGTATCTACACTGATTCTACATCCTTATCCGGTTTAATGTCGGGTATGTATTTACAAAAAAGGACTATGTAAAGAATATAtttgatttcattaaaattgGGTTGATCAAGTGTGTTATCCGATTCGACAATATGATTGTTAATCGAAATCGTATGTTGCAGATCATTCACTTGGACAACAACTATCCGGTACCACAGAAAGCAGCAGTTCCTACAAGGTTCTGGTTACGTCTTGTTGAAAAGTATCAACTTTCGCGAAACCTTGGTGCAGGTTATCTTGGATACCAACTCCAACCACTGTACAAAAGGACCAACTACTGGATTTTATTTGTAGTCAGTTGTATAATCAATCTATGATTAACTTGAATCAACTATATGATGAGATCTGTGTTGTTTCACATATCTCTAAAATCAGAAGGCGGAAATGTATGTTAAACTATTGTATGCTAACGCGTTTCGCAGGATCACCATTAACCGAAGTCAACTAGTTATTATTGTTGATTTTGTATCGCGGCATTAGTCTATGTGAAAGACGTCCAGCAAATAAATTCCGAATGGATACCTTAGTACTGTAATTGTCTATAATTTAGGTTAAAACAGACTCCATCTGAGTAGTACACATGATGAAACAAATAAGCCCTTATTTAGACAAAGAACAATGTATTAATTGGTAGTTTATTCTCTTATTTTTACTATAGAGAGAACATATATCAGTATTAAATACAGTTTCGCAACGATTAAAAATTAGTTTGACCTCATTGGGATTGGATATAAAACTTTCCTGCGTGACAATTTATACTCCATCCTTTATATTAATTGAAGATATAAGTGTCTTTAATGGATAATCTCTAATACTATTAGTCTACTAGAAGTTAGTGGCAACATAAAGCTTATTTTTGGACGGTATACTAATCAATTTCGAAAGGTAAAGCCATTTAAAATAAAGATTTTGATCAGTTTTATGTGTGTTGTCGTATTGATTTCCAGAGTACACATTGTTTTCTACAAAATGTTTGAAGAAGTTGTGTTTACtttattatgttttatcatAAAATCATGGCTAGTTGTGGGGAATTAGCAACCATCAACTCATACtaatttcttcaaaatatttcctGGCAGTGTCGGATAAGGCCTTATTTCGaatatcatttgaaaaattTTCCAGTGAAACTTTCAGTTTAACACTGCACTTCACAAATAAAATTTCGTGTAAATTCTTTAACTACTTATTCATGGTTTATAGCAGCACTATTCTCCCAAAACAAAATTAAGATATCTATGAAGCCAGATGCTAGAGTCATATACTGAAAACCATTTAGTTTGAAAATTAATCGGCTAGTGTAAGAATTCAGTTACATATAAACATTGTATTATTCCTACTCAGGTCATTTATTACAGTATATTTGCGTGACGTCTTTATCTTGATGGGGGGAGTCATGGTTTCACTAGCTATATTTTAACGAATAAGGTCAGAAAATGCTAAGTTGCAATGAACTGAAGAAAATCCCTACTATAAGTGAGTTAATTCTATACGTATATTCACGGGACTAAACGAAGAGTAATGGCATTAAATTCATcatggggttgtggagacttttgaatttcattttaatcatgaactcatttaagttagaccaccattgaaaacctggaagtattgaacgtccatctcgtcctagtatgaaactcatcagcagtgcgcatcaacgaccCCGCACACGAGAATCGAACCAAGATTTCTTgtgagaaaccgtgaccagtAGATCTAATCTTTGTCAGTTGTTAGGcctactgaagacaatggaagaaaGTCGCACAATGTCGTGGATTAATTGATGTTCGACGTTAAAaatgttggatgccggctcagcagtctataggttaagcgtttacgtgcgagatcgaaggtcttgggttcaattACTTCACGTGGGTTCGTGGATTCACCCTattgaggagtttcatactaagaCGATATGGTtgtccagggcttccaggttttcattgatggTCTGACCTAAGTTAGTTCATGGGTCACTGAAATCCTCCACAACCctttattgaaaacttttatGATGTATTCTACGCTTTCGGGTTTAAAATATTCTGTATTATTTCATaagataataaatttatttaaacctCATTTATATGCTAATTATTAAACTTGgttttatgatttcaattaataTATGAGTTGCCAATATATCTGAATGTTTGCTGAATACCGAATTTAGTTAGTTCAGCCCCTCTTCTGTTTTAAAACTACTCAACATGGCAGTACGCTTCTTACGACTGTTCACAAATAaatgatcactgggtagtgaccGATATCATGAATGTCATGTCCTTCTTTAGTACTAAGCAAATTCTATCGATTAAGTTGCCATGTGGCCACTAGTTTAAGTGGCTCTTCATCTCGTGGATtatgttgatatatatatatatatatatatatatatatatatatatatatagttgagtaaacactaattttaaagATTAGagaatatgataataattaatgaGACGAAACAAATAGTACACGATCAACACAGTTCACTAAAATCTACAGTAAAAAATGCATCAACACAATTTAAAACGCCTAGTGCAAAAGGCATACAAGTTTCGTGTTTGAAATAGTC
It contains:
- a CDS encoding suppressor of variegation 4-20-related; translated protein: MRIRGSKLPPDMNVAKKNPIPNVTGSHQMTWKELAEADDLASALTVDPYLGFTTHKMTDMKLRIPERIKRKFRDIICNFQKHKCYDAAYNQLIADPNIVKRPWSVDPRFKEHVTRYLLLFDDRSGIEIRPCWRYASENHMGASIFATRDWAKGSRISTLVGCIAELKHHEEAAFLKHHKNDFSVMYSSRKNCSQLWLGPAAYVNHDCHPNCEFTINCDVDARMSLEAKMDIKCGDEIFIYYGTHFFDTNNRACECFTCELLGRGYFSKFTQAIDSTTVSDQKLISNIVNGQENYTRNIASYQNDRYNPNVHSHVLLDKMNLLPDNTPSAYNEAENAKQLPLGFFLEKGSSTGLACKALPNAYALRHTGSRLNRVKARLFAAKVASVNKSFGVNSHENRKPKVKPSYKKCSLRMTVSNIIPSLRRNKSSSNPHAIGRKRRMKSVAAVKNRQILSDAQVKDNFTSRKIISNLSDHNIVCDGISWQESDGTSSGLGQSVNNDSSGYNSPLPPDLDRMSSTSPNNSFSETIVVTPDLESSYYLESAVQACTDNRNMKRKPSDISVPFSIPIISPLRITDLCVSKYGKLNECGTESRFSLTQMINLRHRLTLENVYFN